A genomic region of Chloracidobacterium sp. contains the following coding sequences:
- a CDS encoding dipeptide epimerase, whose protein sequence is MRLIIRPFTLELKEPFALAVGSRTTTPAVLTELHYAGLVGYGEVALPPYLGWTQDAVCRALARVSWPVNADPLNLDALLAEAAASIGDLPPALAALDIALHDLFGKIIGRPLYVLWGLDLARIPPTSFTLSLGAPEALRRKVTQVTAYQVIKLKLGGKDDRALVAAVRDATDRPLSVDANQGWRDRMAALDFIGWLAEQNVLFVEQPFPPSRVDDHAWLTERSPLPIIGDEAVHSIADVVAARGVYHGVNVKLAKCGGLRAAYMMLTVARALGLKTLLGCMTETSCAVSAAAHLSPLADWADLDGAALIANDPFDGAQLVAGRLTPRPLPGIGVQPKT, encoded by the coding sequence ATGCGTTTGATCATTCGTCCGTTTACTCTCGAACTCAAAGAACCCTTTGCCCTAGCCGTCGGCAGCCGAACAACGACGCCGGCTGTGCTTACCGAACTGCATTACGCCGGGTTGGTCGGCTACGGCGAGGTCGCTTTACCACCGTATTTGGGGTGGACACAGGACGCCGTCTGCCGAGCGTTGGCGCGTGTCTCCTGGCCGGTGAACGCCGACCCCCTCAACCTCGACGCCCTGCTGGCGGAGGCCGCCGCCAGCATTGGCGACCTACCGCCCGCGCTGGCGGCACTAGACATCGCCCTGCACGACTTGTTCGGCAAAATCATTGGGCGGCCGCTCTACGTACTGTGGGGTCTAGATTTGGCGCGAATTCCGCCGACATCGTTTACGCTCAGTTTGGGGGCACCGGAGGCGCTACGCCGCAAAGTCACGCAGGTCACTGCGTACCAGGTCATCAAGCTCAAGCTTGGCGGGAAAGACGACCGGGCGTTGGTCGCCGCCGTCCGCGACGCCACTGACCGGCCGCTTTCAGTGGACGCCAATCAGGGTTGGCGCGACCGGATGGCGGCGTTGGATTTCATCGGCTGGCTGGCCGAGCAAAACGTGCTCTTTGTCGAGCAGCCGTTTCCGCCGAGCCGCGTGGATGACCATGCTTGGCTGACCGAGCGCAGTCCGCTGCCGATTATCGGCGACGAGGCCGTTCACAGCATCGCGGATGTCGTCGCCGCACGCGGCGTCTATCACGGCGTTAACGTCAAGTTGGCGAAGTGCGGTGGGTTGCGCGCCGCCTATATGATGCTAACCGTAGCGCGGGCGCTGGGTCTCAAAACGTTGCTGGGCTGTATGACGGAGACTTCCTGCGCCGTATCGGCGGCGGCGCATCTGTCGCCACTGGCGGATTGGGCGGATTTGGACGGCGCAGCGCTCATCGCCAACGACCCCTTTGATGGCGCACAACTTGTCGCCGGGCGACTGACGCCGCGACCTCTACCAGGGATTGGCGTCCAACCCAAGACGTAG
- a CDS encoding SDR family NAD(P)-dependent oxidoreductase: protein MKRIALVTGGTAGIGKETVRGLARAGFAVAFIGRDPRKCELVVQELRADTGNPDITALTADLSRLDDVRRAAAEFRAAFPRLDVLVNNVGAIFDVRRTTPDGFEQTFALNHLSYFLLTNLLLDLLVASAPARVVNVSSRAHRFVTGVDFDDLQFERKPYAAMTAYGQSKLMNILFSHELARRLDGTGVTSNCLHPGGVASNFADNTSGWFRLTARVLKWAFGISPARGAETSLYLATAAEAAGVSGQYFERCRPAPTSAAANDPAAQARLWQVSEEAVGQVFPSPAGVTS from the coding sequence ATGAAACGAATCGCGCTTGTGACCGGGGGGACGGCCGGCATCGGGAAGGAAACCGTGCGTGGATTGGCGCGCGCCGGTTTTGCTGTGGCTTTCATCGGGCGCGATCCCCGCAAATGCGAACTTGTCGTCCAAGAACTGCGCGCCGACACTGGCAACCCTGACATCACAGCCCTGACAGCCGACCTGTCGCGCTTGGATGACGTTCGACGTGCGGCGGCTGAGTTTCGCGCCGCCTTTCCCCGCCTCGATGTTCTGGTCAACAACGTTGGAGCGATTTTCGACGTACGCCGGACAACCCCCGACGGCTTTGAACAAACGTTTGCGCTTAACCACCTCTCCTACTTCCTGCTGACCAATCTGCTGCTTGACCTGCTTGTCGCAAGTGCGCCGGCGCGCGTTGTCAACGTCAGCTCGCGGGCGCATCGCTTCGTGACCGGCGTGGATTTCGACGATCTTCAGTTCGAACGGAAGCCGTACGCTGCGATGACGGCTTACGGCCAATCGAAGTTGATGAACATTCTTTTCAGTCACGAACTGGCGCGGCGGTTGGACGGAACGGGCGTGACCTCCAACTGTTTGCATCCGGGCGGTGTCGCCTCCAACTTCGCCGATAATACGTCTGGGTGGTTTCGTTTGACGGCGCGAGTGCTCAAGTGGGCGTTTGGTATTTCACCCGCGCGCGGCGCGGAGACATCGCTTTATTTGGCGACGGCGGCTGAGGCGGCGGGCGTCAGCGGCCAATACTTTGAGCGTTGCCGGCCAGCGCCGACCAGCGCCGCCGCCAATGACCCTGCGGCGCAGGCGCGGTTGTGGCAAGTCAGCGAGGAAGCGGTTGGCCAAGTGTTTCCTTCGCCGGCAGGAGTCACATCGTGA
- a CDS encoding DJ-1/PfpI family protein, with translation MPKVLVPLAEGFEEMEAVIVVDVLRRADIAVVTAALTDNRTVTGSHGIPVVADTTLAAVMEDHFDAVVLPGGLPGATNLRDDPRIAEIVRRTVEQDGWAAAICAAPLALAAFGVLRGKAFTSHPSVRDRLADAGGEYDERRVAVDGRIVTSRSPGTAFEFALALVARLADEATARRLAEAMLVAASVV, from the coding sequence ATGCCAAAGGTGCTTGTTCCTCTCGCGGAAGGCTTCGAGGAGATGGAAGCCGTGATTGTCGTGGATGTTCTGCGCCGCGCTGACATCGCCGTCGTGACGGCTGCGCTGACTGACAACCGCACCGTCACCGGCTCCCACGGCATTCCGGTCGTCGCCGATACGACGCTGGCCGCCGTGATGGAAGACCACTTTGACGCGGTGGTTCTGCCCGGCGGGTTGCCCGGCGCGACGAATCTCCGCGACGACCCACGCATCGCCGAGATCGTGCGCCGGACGGTCGAACAAGATGGGTGGGCGGCGGCAATTTGCGCCGCGCCGCTGGCGTTGGCGGCCTTTGGGGTGCTGCGTGGGAAGGCGTTCACCTCGCATCCAAGTGTGCGCGACCGGTTGGCGGACGCTGGAGGCGAGTACGATGAACGGCGAGTTGCAGTGGACGGGCGCATCGTCACTAGCCGCAGTCCCGGCACGGCGTTTGAATTCGCGCTGGCGTTGGTCGCCCGCCTTGCTGATGAAGCGACGGCGCGGCGGTTGGCGGAGGCAATGTTGGTTGCGGCTTCGGTCGTTTGA
- the nth gene encoding endonuclease III, translating to MKSKATHPMVDNTDLAAQRRRMQTVIRRLRRAYPDARCSLNYTTPLELLVATILSAQCTDERVNLVTKDLFQKYRTAADYAQADLETLQADIRSTGFYRNKAKALQGMGRRLVEAFGGEVPRTMEELLTLPGVARKTANVVLGNAFGQAPGIVVDTHVTRLAARLGFSTAPTPEKVERDLMAIVPRRHYVMLPHWFIFHGRAVCRARRPRCEACILADLCPSAGQA from the coding sequence ATGAAGTCGAAAGCAACTCATCCGATGGTGGACAACACCGACTTGGCGGCTCAGCGCCGCCGCATGCAGACCGTTATTCGGCGACTGCGCCGGGCGTATCCCGACGCGCGCTGTTCGCTTAACTACACGACGCCGCTCGAACTGTTGGTCGCCACCATTCTGTCTGCCCAGTGTACGGATGAGCGGGTCAATCTGGTCACGAAAGACCTCTTCCAGAAATACCGGACGGCGGCGGATTACGCTCAGGCCGACCTTGAGACCCTTCAGGCGGACATTCGTTCGACGGGCTTTTACCGGAACAAAGCCAAGGCGTTACAGGGGATGGGGCGGCGGTTGGTTGAAGCTTTCGGCGGGGAAGTGCCCCGTACGATGGAAGAGCTGCTTACGCTGCCAGGTGTGGCGCGCAAAACGGCGAACGTCGTCTTGGGTAACGCCTTCGGTCAAGCGCCGGGTATCGTGGTGGATACGCATGTGACGCGCCTTGCCGCCCGATTGGGCTTTTCCACTGCGCCGACGCCAGAAAAAGTCGAACGTGACCTAATGGCGATTGTTCCTCGCCGGCACTACGTGATGCTGCCGCACTGGTTCATTTTTCACGGCCGAGCGGTGTGTCGTGCACGCCGTCCGCGCTGCGAGGCGTGCATCCTTGCCGATCTCTGCCCTTCGGCGGGGCAAGCGTAA